One window from the genome of Metabacillus flavus encodes:
- a CDS encoding NlpC/P60 family protein yields MKKPIIAFGLATSLLFSSYLPANEAKAASTSFETNIINISKQYIGVPYKWGGTTPSGFDCSGFVGYVFNKAGLSVPRTADGMYNSSSMERVSSKQPGDLVFFRTMNKPSVSHVGIYIGGNQFIHASSSKGVTTSSLGESYWRNAYVSTKRHSTLGTVLAAATENYTQSAKELANNFQSKYSTADKITGLDSSLTGEYNRLKTKSKDASFTEYMNRSARVIDAVKTGMDLEKETNELTSKLISGQRLDAETNKLYDELSYKIGKTESVIGKMYGASNRKVFNDRFVTQAKIARETTKYEVSMYRLMNDIDSLIAKGSVKTAIEHFETLSRLETRASKIKADGNALHAGGYHSLSKINAGLKERKMAIKAKLNL; encoded by the coding sequence ATGAAGAAACCGATTATTGCATTTGGATTAGCAACATCTCTATTATTCAGTTCGTATCTGCCAGCCAACGAGGCAAAAGCTGCTTCTACTTCATTCGAAACTAATATTATTAATATAAGCAAACAATACATAGGAGTACCGTACAAATGGGGAGGAACCACTCCATCCGGCTTTGATTGCTCAGGGTTTGTAGGCTATGTATTCAACAAAGCAGGATTATCCGTACCTCGCACTGCTGATGGAATGTACAATTCTAGCAGTATGGAGAGGGTATCAAGTAAACAGCCTGGAGATCTCGTATTCTTCAGAACAATGAACAAGCCTTCCGTTTCCCACGTAGGAATTTATATTGGTGGCAACCAATTTATCCACGCATCCTCTTCAAAAGGTGTAACGACAAGTTCGCTTGGAGAGAGCTACTGGCGTAATGCATACGTTAGCACAAAAAGACATTCTACACTTGGAACTGTACTAGCTGCTGCAACTGAAAACTATACACAATCTGCAAAAGAACTAGCTAACAATTTTCAGTCTAAATACTCTACTGCTGATAAAATTACCGGTTTGGATTCTTCTCTAACGGGGGAATACAATAGGTTGAAGACAAAAAGCAAGGATGCAAGTTTTACAGAATACATGAATCGTTCTGCAAGAGTGATTGACGCTGTCAAAACAGGCATGGATCTTGAAAAAGAAACAAATGAACTCACGTCCAAGCTAATCAGCGGACAGCGTTTGGATGCTGAAACGAACAAGCTATACGATGAGCTTTCTTATAAAATTGGCAAAACGGAAAGTGTTATCGGAAAAATGTACGGTGCTTCTAACCGCAAAGTGTTCAATGACCGCTTTGTTACCCAAGCAAAAATTGCCCGTGAAACAACAAAATATGAGGTGTCCATGTATCGTCTCATGAATGATATTGACAGCCTTATTGCTAAGGGATCTGTAAAAACGGCGATTGAACATTTTGAAACGCTATCCAGACTGGAAACGCGTGCTTCTAAAATTAAAGCAGACGGTAACGCTCTTCATGCAGGCGGATACCACAGTCTTTCTAAAATTAATGCCGGTTTAAAAGAGCGGAAAATGGCGATTAAAGCAAAATTAAACCTATAA
- a CDS encoding M14 family zinc carboxypeptidase, with product MRKLICMIAAFVFCISFTGAEEKASAAPFSVNANQVYTYDVMKKDLEALAAAYPHLVSYKSVGKSEYGRELYAVSIGKGPAQVFVNGSHHAREWMTTSLNMKMIDQYAKAYYSNTSINGLSAKSILDNTTIWFMPMVNPDGVSLQQYGVKALPASSQSSALKMNGGSSDFKHWKANAKGVDLNRQYDAKWSSICCSPGKPASENFKGYSPASTAETKVVLGFMKNIDPEMSLSYHSSGEILFWNFYQTGARYTRDLNYAKQLGRMTGYRLVYPGPNPSGGGFTDWFLESYKRPAFTLEISPFVGDTSVPLKNFSKVWEENKDVGLYAAKESYKLYQQRIGSKYDQQVSQVNSYLQSSFRLKPYYTANIKSQANLYISASMKKLYDQSDYEVKKAEQIAAELPAYYKENAMKNVRNAKQTRLQAAYFIDAVKVGDLLNKERGELQSFVNNGTLNDETGAAYDELSRQLNKEEASIGKVYGSSVRSLFGQKYLVPAKIAKETVIYEISRYRLLAEIKELKANGTNPDILNEKFNLYDRLTERSAAVKKAGNQLYPGKYPDLPGFETTLKQIENELR from the coding sequence GTGAGAAAATTAATTTGTATGATTGCCGCCTTTGTTTTTTGCATAAGCTTCACTGGCGCGGAAGAGAAAGCTTCTGCTGCCCCGTTCTCTGTTAATGCTAATCAAGTCTACACGTATGATGTAATGAAAAAGGATTTAGAAGCGCTTGCTGCTGCATATCCTCATTTAGTGAGCTACAAATCGGTTGGGAAATCCGAATATGGACGCGAGCTTTACGCGGTCTCGATCGGTAAAGGACCTGCGCAGGTTTTTGTAAACGGTTCACACCATGCGAGAGAGTGGATGACCACAAGTCTCAATATGAAAATGATTGATCAATACGCAAAAGCCTATTACAGTAACACATCAATCAATGGCTTATCCGCAAAGTCTATTTTAGACAATACTACGATTTGGTTTATGCCCATGGTGAATCCGGACGGAGTGTCTCTGCAGCAATATGGCGTGAAGGCACTCCCCGCCTCCAGTCAGTCATCAGCGTTAAAGATGAATGGAGGAAGCTCGGATTTTAAGCATTGGAAAGCAAACGCAAAAGGGGTCGACTTGAATCGTCAATATGATGCGAAATGGTCGTCGATCTGCTGCAGTCCAGGCAAGCCGGCTTCAGAAAACTTTAAAGGCTACAGTCCGGCATCAACAGCTGAAACCAAAGTGGTCCTGGGGTTTATGAAGAACATTGACCCTGAAATGTCGCTAAGCTATCATTCAAGCGGTGAAATTCTGTTCTGGAACTTTTACCAGACCGGTGCCCGCTATACACGCGATTTGAACTATGCGAAGCAGCTTGGGAGAATGACTGGCTACCGTCTCGTTTATCCGGGACCTAACCCGTCAGGCGGGGGATTTACAGACTGGTTCCTGGAGTCTTACAAGCGCCCGGCTTTTACACTTGAAATCTCTCCGTTTGTTGGAGATACAAGTGTACCGCTGAAAAATTTCAGCAAGGTGTGGGAGGAAAACAAAGATGTAGGCCTTTATGCTGCGAAAGAAAGTTATAAGCTTTACCAGCAGCGGATCGGTTCAAAGTATGATCAGCAGGTTTCGCAGGTAAACAGCTACCTGCAGTCAAGCTTTCGTTTAAAGCCATATTACACGGCAAACATTAAGTCACAAGCCAATCTATACATATCGGCTTCTATGAAAAAACTATATGATCAGTCCGATTATGAAGTGAAGAAAGCAGAACAGATTGCCGCTGAATTGCCTGCCTATTATAAAGAAAACGCCATGAAAAATGTAAGGAATGCCAAACAGACTCGGCTTCAGGCTGCCTACTTTATTGACGCTGTAAAAGTGGGGGATCTCCTAAATAAAGAGCGTGGGGAGCTTCAGTCATTCGTCAACAATGGAACGCTTAATGATGAAACCGGAGCCGCTTATGATGAGCTTTCCAGGCAGCTTAATAAGGAAGAAGCATCCATTGGAAAAGTATATGGCAGCAGCGTAAGAAGCTTATTTGGACAAAAATATCTCGTTCCTGCAAAAATCGCGAAGGAAACGGTAATCTATGAAATATCGCGCTACCGTCTACTCGCAGAAATTAAAGAATTAAAAGCAAACGGAACCAATCCGGACATTTTAAATGAGAAGTTTAATCTCTATGACCGATTGACAGAAAGATCAGCAGCTGTAAAAAAAGCGGGAAACCAATTGTATCCAGGGAAATATCCGGATTTGCCGGGATTTGAAACAACACTGAAACAAATCGAAAATGAGTTAAGATAG
- a CDS encoding swarming motility protein SwrAA, with translation MSNEVSPFDQRMNSKQLRSYSIRRELDSLMTKNQIFKSRKAENAVTLFIQFCVNYTNFASFSEITSNTLEDYIQHHIGRSNKSREYDSFKRLKNDVMLLEQLILNEKDQYQKVDFSLMNTNLWSFETTMEYYIPRKSNFFLQ, from the coding sequence ATGAGTAATGAGGTAAGCCCGTTTGATCAGCGTATGAATAGTAAGCAGCTGAGGAGCTATTCAATTCGGAGGGAACTTGATTCGCTTATGACAAAGAATCAAATATTCAAGAGCAGAAAAGCAGAGAATGCAGTCACTTTGTTTATACAATTCTGTGTAAATTACACGAATTTTGCAAGTTTTTCAGAAATCACCAGTAACACGCTTGAAGACTATATCCAGCATCATATCGGCAGGTCGAATAAGTCGAGAGAATATGATTCATTTAAACGGCTTAAAAATGATGTAATGCTCCTTGAGCAGTTAATTTTAAATGAAAAAGACCAATACCAAAAGGTGGATTTCTCCCTAATGAATACGAATCTGTGGTCTTTTGAAACGACCATGGAGTATTACATACCCAGAAAAAGTAATTTTTTCCTTCAATAA
- a CDS encoding 5'-nucleotidase C-terminal domain-containing protein: MPKSKFVKASIAVLAVSTVTAINPAQAASSTKAEQAVKNAEFYSNSLSTFYKVDESGDLLLSPSFLKSYNNSKEAIAAARKEVSKLSSPRIQRLMNDRLEFSEIQRLRAAYIIDAVKYGEKLDSARYKVKADFLVMSPSELRKAYDDLRKQTMQLEKIVSKVYGSTSRNVVNTRFVLPAKLTTESFSFEMTRYDYHQKAKAALSAKDQAAADKMFAIINVLETKGADLRAELTKLYPDNRLLKEFYSLIDASLEPALMKEKMDLRTQYKVLFPTNFELSVLHTNDTHANLDRAPRLATSIKETRAIKKNSLLLNAGDVFSGTLYFNEFKGQADLELMNLLDYDAMTFGNHEFDLGTAVLSDFVKKAKFPFVSANVDFSKDANMKAYAGSDVSAEPKDGQSYSAIVKNIDGERVGIFGLTTAETSTISSPGKDVVFEDYIAEAKEAVKQLEAQGINKIVALTHIGYQDGGGDNDVTLAKEVEGIDVIVGGHSHTMLSAPVMDNTGAEPTVIVQTGELSKNLGVLDVEFDTKGKVIKQAGKLIDIDQKSGDQYVIKEDQEAASILNTKYRPAIDKVKNEVVGKSEVALNGVRADVRTKETNLGNLIADGMLARAKTINPKTVIAVQNGGGIRESIDVGDVTMGEILTVMPFGNSLAIMNLKGDEIKAALEHSVELAPKEAGAFLHVAGMKFTYDSSKPAGQRVVNIEVKEDGTNYTDLDPAKMYSVATNAFTAAGGDNYSMFKKAYDEGRVSEPGYTDWETFSQYLKANPGIKPAVEGRIIDQNAGK, translated from the coding sequence ATGCCGAAAAGTAAATTTGTGAAAGCGAGTATTGCTGTATTAGCTGTTTCCACTGTCACAGCGATTAACCCAGCTCAGGCTGCATCAAGCACGAAGGCGGAGCAAGCAGTAAAAAACGCTGAGTTCTATTCTAATTCTCTATCCACTTTTTACAAGGTTGATGAATCCGGAGATTTGCTGTTATCTCCTAGTTTTCTAAAAAGCTATAATAACTCCAAAGAAGCCATTGCTGCAGCGAGAAAAGAAGTTTCAAAGCTTAGCAGTCCCCGCATCCAAAGGCTAATGAACGATCGTCTTGAGTTCTCTGAGATTCAGCGCTTGCGTGCAGCTTACATAATTGACGCCGTTAAATACGGTGAAAAATTGGACAGTGCAAGATACAAGGTGAAAGCTGATTTCCTAGTAATGTCTCCATCCGAGCTAAGAAAAGCCTATGATGATTTAAGGAAGCAAACGATGCAGCTTGAAAAAATTGTTTCCAAGGTTTATGGAAGCACATCCAGAAATGTTGTAAACACACGTTTCGTCTTGCCTGCTAAACTGACGACTGAATCCTTCTCTTTTGAAATGACCCGCTATGATTATCATCAAAAAGCTAAAGCAGCTCTTTCTGCTAAGGATCAGGCAGCAGCTGATAAGATGTTTGCTATTATCAACGTGCTTGAAACTAAAGGTGCTGATTTAAGAGCAGAGCTTACGAAACTATATCCTGACAATAGATTACTAAAAGAATTCTACTCTTTAATTGATGCTTCCCTTGAACCTGCTCTAATGAAGGAAAAAATGGACTTGAGAACCCAATATAAAGTTCTATTCCCAACAAACTTTGAGCTTTCAGTTCTGCATACAAATGACACGCATGCAAACCTGGACCGTGCTCCAAGACTTGCCACATCCATTAAAGAAACGAGAGCGATAAAGAAAAATTCACTGCTTCTAAACGCAGGAGACGTATTTTCCGGAACGCTTTACTTTAATGAATTTAAAGGCCAGGCTGACCTTGAGCTAATGAATCTTCTTGATTATGATGCGATGACATTTGGTAATCACGAATTTGATCTTGGAACAGCTGTGCTTTCCGATTTTGTTAAAAAAGCAAAGTTTCCATTCGTTAGCGCAAATGTTGATTTCTCTAAAGATGCCAATATGAAAGCTTATGCCGGATCTGACGTTTCAGCTGAACCGAAGGATGGCCAATCCTACAGTGCCATTGTGAAAAATATTGATGGAGAAAGAGTGGGGATTTTCGGGCTGACAACAGCTGAGACATCCACCATTTCAAGCCCTGGTAAAGACGTTGTATTTGAAGATTACATTGCTGAAGCAAAAGAAGCGGTTAAGCAGCTTGAAGCACAAGGCATCAACAAAATTGTTGCGTTAACACATATCGGCTACCAGGATGGCGGCGGAGATAACGATGTAACTCTCGCAAAAGAAGTAGAAGGAATTGACGTAATCGTAGGAGGTCATTCTCATACCATGCTGAGTGCACCGGTTATGGACAACACAGGTGCTGAGCCAACGGTTATTGTTCAGACTGGTGAGTTAAGCAAAAACCTTGGTGTTCTTGATGTGGAATTTGACACGAAGGGAAAAGTAATTAAGCAAGCTGGCAAACTGATTGATATCGATCAAAAGTCAGGAGATCAATACGTGATTAAAGAAGATCAGGAAGCGGCTTCCATCCTTAACACGAAGTACAGACCGGCTATTGATAAGGTTAAAAACGAAGTGGTTGGAAAATCAGAAGTGGCTCTTAATGGAGTTCGTGCAGATGTCCGCACGAAGGAAACAAACCTTGGAAATCTGATTGCAGATGGGATGCTTGCAAGAGCCAAAACAATCAACCCTAAAACCGTAATTGCTGTTCAAAACGGCGGTGGAATTCGCGAGTCCATTGACGTTGGAGACGTAACAATGGGTGAAATCCTAACGGTTATGCCATTCGGAAACTCCCTTGCGATTATGAACCTTAAAGGGGACGAAATTAAGGCAGCTCTTGAACATAGTGTTGAACTGGCTCCAAAAGAGGCGGGAGCATTTCTTCACGTAGCAGGAATGAAGTTCACTTATGACAGCTCGAAACCTGCTGGACAGCGGGTCGTAAATATAGAAGTGAAAGAAGATGGCACCAATTATACAGATTTAGATCCCGCAAAAATGTACTCAGTGGCTACCAACGCATTTACTGCTGCTGGTGGAGATAATTACTCTATGTTCAAAAAGGCTTACGATGAAGGCCGGGTCAGCGAACCGGGTTATACAGACTGGGAGACGTTTAGTCAGTATTTAAAGGCTAATCCTGGTATTAAGCCTGCTGTTGAAGGACGTATAATCGATCAAAATGCAGGAAAATAA
- a CDS encoding D-glucuronyl C5-epimerase family protein — protein MRKILILSLLLCFAAPIKIYALSNNHYVQQYIEKDYQYQPFIQDYKINNDYLNFSTAKEFKPEKFTWDENGIPMVKYGTRIEYNPVTTAQGALFYHGKFLTSQRSEDREAFLKLADALIKMQSKDGAFRYSFSHRIPHLKTRYPAGWVSGMAQGQALSVFSRAYEVTKDIKYKLAGNASFNFLTTPVSKGGTMTDLSHISSKWKDQIWFEEYVTSPKNNYTLNGYIYTLLGLYDWGYNPEMASYGGEKAKILFQRGQDSVKKILLKYDVGGYTAYDLSHLTLKQEPHVVIEYHRVHISQMYVMYRLTGSKYFLEYYNRWKSYVDPV, from the coding sequence ATGAGGAAAATTTTAATACTTTCACTTCTATTATGCTTTGCTGCCCCAATCAAAATCTATGCTTTAAGCAATAACCACTATGTACAGCAATATATAGAAAAAGATTATCAATACCAGCCATTTATACAAGATTATAAGATTAATAACGATTATTTAAACTTCTCTACAGCAAAAGAGTTCAAGCCCGAAAAGTTTACTTGGGATGAAAACGGGATTCCGATGGTTAAATACGGAACGAGAATCGAATATAACCCGGTTACTACCGCTCAAGGCGCTTTATTCTACCACGGGAAGTTTCTCACTTCTCAGCGCTCCGAAGATCGGGAAGCTTTTCTAAAGCTAGCTGATGCTTTAATAAAAATGCAATCAAAAGATGGGGCTTTCAGATATTCATTTTCCCACCGAATTCCTCACCTCAAAACCCGCTATCCGGCAGGATGGGTTTCTGGGATGGCACAGGGACAAGCCCTGAGTGTTTTTTCCAGAGCCTATGAAGTAACAAAGGATATAAAATACAAGTTAGCAGGCAATGCTTCATTTAACTTTTTAACGACTCCCGTTTCAAAAGGCGGAACGATGACAGACCTCTCGCATATCAGCTCTAAATGGAAAGACCAAATTTGGTTTGAGGAATATGTTACAAGCCCTAAAAATAATTACACGCTTAACGGCTATATTTACACATTGCTTGGCCTTTATGATTGGGGCTATAATCCTGAGATGGCTTCCTATGGGGGCGAAAAGGCGAAAATTCTTTTCCAGCGAGGCCAAGATTCTGTAAAAAAAATCCTCCTAAAATATGATGTAGGGGGATATACAGCTTATGATCTCAGCCATCTGACGCTGAAACAGGAACCGCATGTCGTAATCGAATATCATAGGGTTCATATCTCTCAGATGTATGTCATGTACCGCCTCACAGGAAGCAAGTATTTCCTTGAATATTATAATCGATGGAAATCGTATGTTGATCCGGTTTAA
- a CDS encoding S8 family peptidase, producing MKFIKLFIAGAALILAIAFCPAKETFAAENKTDRVIVKFKNAEAKVNFKDYPVEDSYLGTSLIITVKVPEGLTARDVIASLQARPDVEFAEADHQLEAEKNPSDPFYYTQWHHYAIHAPKAWDRSLGNGVLVAVIDGGMDVYHKDLRGNLAGTYNAVTNNSHISADDHGTHVAGIIAASMDNDVGGTGIAPNASILAIDCFSGDGAYSSDAVEAIYYAVSHGAKIINMSLGGSNYSLSYNEAIQYAYRNGVLVVAAAGNESTSAPTYPASYPNVISVSSTTSYNTLSSFSNYGTTIDIAAPGSLIYSTLPGNDFGKMSGTSMAAPVVSGAAALIWSADPSLTNEQVARRLYETADDLGSSGKDLYFGYGLVNVEEALNAMKIELPVPFVNEVNDHNFEVSGSVAKACDDCKAVVLKNGQVLASGYLNSQGQFKIPIASQQANTVLEVKITDSRGNESKAVSITVVDRTPPDKPVVFEVNDQQLQVAGTAEPNAAIEVKIDGDILYNGKVKANGYFTASLPKYSAGTTVQVTVIDEAGNRSETVNSAIMDRTPPAKPSVSPISDTSKTISGKGEPGVYVGILSNNKFVFGTYIPRSGSFSFAINPYKAGTALTIVSMDESYNLSGAVKLTVQDKTPPRLTVNQATYKAKAITGKTEPGAIIQLKTRNRIIGKGKVDSKGNYIIPIKPQKKGTSFTIKAADSAGNYRTAEIKIK from the coding sequence ATGAAATTCATAAAACTGTTTATAGCTGGAGCAGCTTTAATCCTGGCCATTGCATTTTGTCCAGCCAAAGAAACCTTTGCTGCTGAAAATAAGACCGATAGAGTCATAGTTAAGTTTAAGAATGCAGAGGCAAAAGTGAACTTTAAGGATTATCCAGTAGAGGACAGCTATCTTGGTACAAGTCTGATCATAACTGTAAAGGTACCAGAAGGTTTAACTGCAAGAGATGTCATTGCCAGTCTGCAAGCAAGGCCGGATGTAGAGTTTGCTGAAGCAGACCATCAGCTAGAAGCCGAAAAAAACCCCTCGGATCCGTTCTATTATACACAATGGCACCATTATGCCATCCATGCACCAAAAGCATGGGATCGCTCTCTCGGGAATGGTGTATTAGTAGCTGTAATTGATGGGGGTATGGATGTATATCACAAAGATTTAAGAGGGAACTTAGCTGGTACCTATAATGCTGTCACGAATAATTCTCATATTTCCGCCGATGATCACGGGACCCATGTAGCTGGAATTATTGCTGCGTCAATGGATAATGATGTTGGCGGAACAGGAATAGCGCCTAACGCGTCCATTCTTGCTATTGACTGCTTCAGCGGAGATGGAGCGTATTCTTCTGACGCTGTTGAAGCGATTTATTATGCAGTATCCCATGGTGCAAAAATCATTAACATGAGTTTGGGCGGAAGCAATTACTCTCTTTCTTATAATGAGGCCATTCAATATGCCTATCGAAACGGAGTTCTGGTTGTGGCAGCTGCAGGAAATGAGAGTACATCTGCTCCAACCTATCCCGCTTCCTATCCAAACGTTATATCTGTAAGTTCTACTACTTCATATAACACGCTTTCAAGCTTTTCGAATTATGGAACGACGATTGATATTGCGGCACCTGGGAGCCTTATTTATTCAACTTTGCCTGGTAATGATTTTGGTAAAATGAGCGGTACATCCATGGCAGCACCGGTCGTTTCGGGAGCAGCGGCGCTTATATGGTCAGCGGATCCGTCTTTAACAAATGAACAGGTAGCTCGAAGATTGTATGAAACAGCAGACGACTTAGGCTCTTCCGGTAAAGATCTTTATTTCGGTTATGGACTTGTGAATGTGGAAGAAGCACTAAATGCAATGAAAATTGAACTTCCGGTTCCCTTTGTAAATGAAGTAAACGACCATAATTTTGAGGTGTCTGGTTCAGTAGCAAAAGCATGTGATGACTGCAAAGCGGTTGTTCTGAAAAATGGGCAGGTCCTGGCCTCCGGCTATTTGAACAGTCAAGGTCAATTTAAGATTCCAATTGCCAGCCAGCAGGCAAATACCGTACTTGAAGTGAAAATTACGGATTCCAGAGGTAATGAGAGCAAGGCCGTCTCCATAACAGTTGTGGACAGGACGCCTCCTGATAAACCTGTGGTGTTTGAAGTAAATGATCAGCAGCTTCAAGTTGCCGGGACGGCAGAGCCCAATGCGGCAATTGAAGTGAAGATTGATGGAGACATTTTATATAATGGGAAAGTAAAGGCAAATGGATATTTCACTGCAAGTCTCCCTAAATATAGCGCAGGTACAACAGTCCAAGTGACAGTCATTGATGAGGCAGGAAACCGAAGTGAAACGGTAAACTCAGCAATTATGGATAGAACCCCTCCAGCTAAACCGTCCGTATCCCCGATTTCTGATACAAGCAAAACGATTAGCGGGAAAGGTGAGCCCGGTGTTTATGTAGGGATTCTTTCGAATAACAAGTTTGTATTCGGAACGTATATTCCCCGGTCAGGATCCTTTTCTTTTGCAATCAATCCCTATAAAGCGGGTACAGCTTTAACTATTGTTTCGATGGATGAATCTTATAACCTGAGTGGAGCGGTAAAACTAACAGTCCAAGATAAAACGCCGCCGCGGCTAACTGTTAATCAAGCAACCTATAAAGCTAAGGCTATTACTGGAAAAACGGAACCTGGAGCGATCATCCAGCTTAAAACAAGAAACCGTATAATCGGGAAAGGCAAAGTAGACAGCAAAGGGAATTACATCATCCCAATTAAACCTCAGAAAAAAGGAACTTCATTTACGATAAAAGCAGCGGATTCTGCTGGGAATTACCGTACAGCTGAAATAAAAATCAAGTAA
- a CDS encoding glycoside hydrolase family 3 protein codes for MSIKIRVIVIIVCLFTASLASFLIIKQESSDGDTKVSEHETSRIELVNKKALSYKEAGENTLAAPKPPALKSAGDILSRMTVEEKVGQLMMVGFYGTEESTSVKDLIQNKKIGGIIYFDRNMSSPGQAAELSNSLQQTAVEGKHSLPLMIAVDQEGGAIMRMKDRVSPIPSQQRLGKIGSAQAVRETARINGKELKAMGINVNFAPVLDLSATDSRSLGTDPKKAYLLSKEAVSGLNESDITGALKHFPGHGRSQIDPHKDTSSVKAGQEELENSDIYPFKEMIKNGKSSQFFVMVTHIKYPSYDQEKPASLSKPIITELLRKKLGYDGIVVTDDLEMGAVNKYYSYSDMGIEAIKAGVDLLLVCHEYEHQTEMYNRLVKAVETGEIPEERIDESVLRIINHKLAHIEPAAADPIQAEEVVGSRDSKVEIEKLIK; via the coding sequence ATGAGTATAAAGATTAGAGTTATTGTAATTATCGTATGTTTATTTACAGCATCGCTTGCAAGCTTTCTGATTATTAAACAGGAAAGCAGTGACGGGGACACGAAAGTGTCAGAGCATGAGACTTCCAGGATAGAACTTGTCAATAAGAAGGCCCTCTCCTATAAAGAAGCAGGTGAAAACACATTGGCTGCTCCAAAACCACCGGCCCTAAAAAGTGCAGGGGACATCCTCTCCAGGATGACTGTAGAGGAGAAGGTGGGCCAGCTGATGATGGTTGGCTTTTATGGTACAGAAGAGAGTACCAGCGTCAAGGATCTAATTCAAAATAAAAAAATCGGGGGGATTATTTATTTTGATCGAAATATGTCATCACCCGGTCAGGCAGCGGAGCTGAGTAATTCCCTTCAGCAAACAGCAGTTGAAGGGAAGCACTCCCTCCCTCTTATGATTGCGGTTGACCAGGAGGGTGGAGCAATCATGAGGATGAAAGACAGGGTTTCCCCTATTCCCTCCCAGCAAAGACTTGGAAAGATTGGATCGGCCCAGGCTGTCCGGGAAACCGCCAGGATAAATGGGAAGGAATTAAAAGCAATGGGGATTAACGTAAACTTCGCTCCCGTGCTCGATTTATCGGCAACAGACAGCCGTTCTCTTGGAACAGATCCGAAAAAAGCCTATCTGCTGAGCAAAGAGGCAGTGTCAGGACTGAACGAGTCAGACATTACCGGAGCACTTAAGCATTTCCCCGGTCATGGAAGAAGCCAGATAGATCCCCATAAGGATACGTCATCAGTAAAAGCGGGGCAGGAAGAACTTGAGAACTCCGATATCTATCCGTTCAAAGAGATGATTAAAAACGGCAAATCATCTCAATTTTTTGTGATGGTCACACACATTAAGTATCCCTCCTATGATCAGGAGAAACCGGCAAGTCTTTCAAAGCCGATCATCACCGAACTTCTTCGCAAAAAGCTGGGATACGACGGTATTGTTGTAACTGATGATTTGGAGATGGGCGCTGTAAACAAATACTATTCCTACAGCGATATGGGAATTGAAGCCATTAAAGCTGGCGTCGATCTCCTGCTCGTTTGCCATGAATATGAGCACCAGACAGAAATGTATAACCGGCTTGTAAAGGCAGTAGAAACTGGAGAGATTCCTGAGGAGAGAATTGATGAGTCCGTACTTCGGATTATTAATCATAAACTTGCCCATATAGAACCTGCAGCTGCCGATCCGATTCAGGCAGAAGAGGTTGTGGGGAGCAGGGATAGTAAGGTTGAAATTGAAAAACTGATCAAATAA